In Bombina bombina isolate aBomBom1 chromosome 6, aBomBom1.pri, whole genome shotgun sequence, a single genomic region encodes these proteins:
- the LOC128664396 gene encoding uncharacterized protein LOC128664396 → MADKKIPSGAQYRKRKAEQAKEQAKQEGSFFRYLHAQEANQEQECDCTLVEPATGEAECCAPTTSHTEVSQFGNVSRKNAEEKDVNKSETSSTAKSSKENNIVPDLDYSDPAKWPYSCSDDLRQIIIQHGPQEVVSHDFPKDSKNRRFSPVHYKRRLANGEEVCREWFFVFAPFFDHIMNEHLRRVKDQETLVHYLGKDIQNELIQLLAGAIKQKIITSTISAKYYSIILDCTPDVTHIEQITIIVPFVDASKPADNKSESITIREHFLGFIPLQETTGAFIAETLLEQLKQIQLQIENLRGQGYHNGSNMKGNIYDALIEIFEDTSLSGPSGNTSRVEAKGLADAVSKFKFVVSLVTWCDILFEVNLTSKLLQNKEADLNSATRQLQVTKNYLITCRCDKGFQQVLTDATEIANEIQIVPNFETEDQVRNRRKKLQFEYEAREEAPQDPKQKFKTGFYYAVLDMAIQSIEERFQQLQKCNSLFGFLYDIYSIKKKSTEDLLKD, encoded by the exons ATGGCTGATAAAAAAATACCTTCTGGAGCCCAGTACCGCAAACGAAAGGCAGAAcaagctaaggagcaagcaaagCAAGAGGGGTCCTTCTTTAGATACCTTCATGCACAGGAAGCTAATCAAGAACAAGAATGTGACTGTACTCTTGTAGAACCTGCCACTGGGGAAGCTGAATGTTGTGCTCCAACTACAAGTCATACTGAAGTTTCACAGTTTGGAAATGTTTCTAGAAAGAACGCAGAAGAAAAAGATGTCAATAAAAGTGAGACTAGTAGCACTGCAAAGTcatcaaaagaaaacaatattgtgcCTGATTTGGATTACAGTGACCCTGCTAAATGGCCCTACTCTTGCAGTGATGATCTACGACAGATTATAATTCAACATGGACCACAGGAGGTTGTATCACATGATTTTCCCAAAGACTCAAAAAACAGACGATTTTCTCCTGTACACTACAAGAGGAGACTGGCAAATGGTGAAGAAGTGTGTCGCGAATGgttttttgtttttgct CCCTTTTTTGATCATATCATGAATGAACATTTGCGTAGGGTCAAAGATCAAGAAACATTGGTTCACTACCTGGGAAAAGATATCCAGAATGAGCTTATACAGCTTCTAGCCGGTGCTATAAAGCAGAAAATTATAACAAGTACTATTTCAGCTAAATACTATTCAATTATTCTGGACTGCACACCAGATGTTACTCATATTGAGCAAATTACAATAATTGTACCTTTTGTTGATGCAAGCAAACCAGCAGATAATAAGTCTGAAAGTATTACTATAAGAGAACATTTCTTAGGATTTATTCCACTACAGGAGACTACAGGTGCCTTTATAGCAGAAACTCTTCTTGAACAACTGAAGCAAATTCAATTGCAAATTGAAAATCTCCGTGGTCAAGGGTATCACAATGGGAGTAACATGAAA GGTAATATATATGATGCTTTGATAGAGATTTTTGAGGATACAAGCCTATCAGGTCCATCTGGAAATACTTCCCGAGTTGAAGCCAAGGGCCTTGCTGATGCAGTTAGTAAATTCAAGTTTGTGGTATCCCTCGTTACATGGTGCGACATCCTTTTTGAAGTCAATCTTACAAGCAAGCTACTACAAAATAAGGAAGCTGATTTAAATTCAGCTACAAGACAATTGCAAGTGACTAAGAATTATCTCATAACCTGCAGGTGTGATAAGGGTTTTCAACAAGTTTTGACAGATGCTACTGAGATTGCAAATGAGATACAGATAGTACCAAACTTTGAGACAGAAGATCAAGTTCGAAACAGGAGAAAGAAACTGCAGTTTGAATATGAGGCCCGAGAAGAAGCACCACAAGATCCAAAGCAGAAATTCAAAACAGGTTTTTACTATGCTGTTTTAGACATGGCCATACAATCTATTGAAGAGAGATTCCAACAGCTACAGAAATGTAATTCACTATTTGGCTTTCTAtatgacatatacagtataaagaaaaaatcaacagAAGATTTACTTAAGGACTAA